Proteins encoded together in one Deinococcus irradiatisoli window:
- a CDS encoding AIM24 family protein, producing MEKRRENLKQLDTAAGRGVTFTTYQSPVQPHDLYEARHFYAADRMGMRPNVLEIKLDGGGALLQPGAFQFSRGNVRMKSLSGMQNSPGMGGGQGNMQGGGLGGLLGGGGGGGGLGGILGGVARMAAGRAMGESSARNIFQGNGVVWTEPTYKHLIIGEKDNPNDNYIIDDGAFYACEASMDMSPRLMLDARAFGGNGLVSPELKGSGFFVLESPVPFEEIEIHTLQNDEMRVDGDLILLFSSSLQFSIERFDRGWFSTYRSGEGMIYSLTGSGVVWLTPTAQAARKQVAVPVGDSSSGANH from the coding sequence ATGGAAAAGCGACGCGAGAACCTCAAGCAACTCGACACCGCCGCCGGCCGGGGTGTGACCTTCACCACCTACCAGAGCCCGGTGCAGCCGCACGACCTCTACGAAGCGCGCCACTTCTACGCCGCCGACCGGATGGGCATGCGCCCCAACGTGCTGGAAATCAAGCTCGACGGTGGCGGCGCCCTGCTGCAACCGGGGGCCTTTCAGTTCAGCCGGGGCAACGTCCGGATGAAGTCGCTCAGCGGCATGCAGAATTCGCCGGGTATGGGCGGCGGGCAGGGCAACATGCAGGGCGGCGGCCTGGGCGGCCTGCTGGGCGGCGGTGGGGGCGGCGGCGGACTGGGCGGCATTCTGGGCGGTGTGGCGCGCATGGCGGCGGGGCGGGCCATGGGCGAGTCGTCGGCGCGCAACATCTTTCAGGGCAACGGCGTGGTCTGGACCGAACCCACCTACAAGCACCTGATCATCGGCGAGAAAGACAACCCCAACGACAACTACATCATCGACGACGGCGCCTTCTACGCCTGCGAAGCCAGCATGGACATGTCGCCGCGCCTGATGCTCGACGCCCGCGCCTTCGGGGGCAACGGGCTGGTGTCGCCCGAACTCAAGGGCAGCGGCTTTTTCGTGCTGGAAAGCCCGGTGCCGTTCGAGGAAATCGAGATTCATACCCTGCAAAACGACGAGATGCGGGTGGACGGCGATTTGATCCTGCTGTTTTCCAGTTCGCTGCAGTTCAGCATCGAGCGCTTCGACCGGGGCTGGTTCAGCACCTACCGCAGCGGCGAGGGCATGATTTACAGCCTGACGGGCAGCGGCGTGGTGTGGCTGACCCCCACCGCCCAGGCCGCCCGCAAGCAGGTGGCGGTGCCAGTGGGGGACAGCAGCAGCGGCGCCAACCACTGA
- a CDS encoding N-acetylmuramoyl-L-alanine amidase codes for MSRAGAVNAAPSDPFVRGAPAQTLPGLKPLPQPAPTSDRSAVPGGAGASALPPLGAPRVSSSGSQTKVVFDLPPGVGYVLTPGFGGMQLELSGVRAAPSVTGRLGMNVGEYRVVPVAGGAQLSLGTAFSLGLSAGWRASEATIASGGRVLILEFGPALQGGAAPSVRGTVRADQAVNPGRLVLTPPSLEAPKAPDAAVPASPAPATAGVSAPGLPGLSRALPAAAAPTSGPGSADQVPPGDAAGNAGGSLPAPAAGLPGAQDSDPNVLRGKAQGAVQAGALLGAPRIGKNPGVTRVVLDLPPGSSFSITPGALGLSIDLSGAGADEQMSGAVSSELLGWRYSSAGDHSNVTLLSASALTERSGWHSVLLPPVSGSDRSRLAIDLSPAFANTTPLLPVERVLAAVPPVRSAALGFAGNVLVRPSVVIDAGHGGRDPGAVGLVTEKAVVLDVALRVRSYLQAAGVDVIMSRDSDRELFLDKTTDLNARAALGYKGAQLFVSIHANSMEPVNVLRGYGIETWWNNNNPGSPLLAGALQSSVIQVTGAYDQGLKSSRSLAVLRGSKIPAALVEIGFVGHPVDGGNLQDNNYLERVALGIARGIRQALVSNIAAH; via the coding sequence GTGTCCCGCGCCGGGGCAGTGAACGCCGCGCCGAGCGATCCGTTCGTGCGCGGCGCGCCGGCGCAGACGCTGCCGGGATTGAAGCCGCTGCCCCAACCCGCTCCGACCAGTGACCGCTCCGCCGTTCCGGGCGGCGCCGGCGCTTCGGCCCTGCCGCCCCTCGGCGCGCCGCGCGTCAGCAGCAGCGGCAGCCAGACGAAGGTGGTCTTCGACCTGCCTCCCGGCGTGGGGTACGTGCTGACTCCCGGCTTCGGCGGCATGCAGCTGGAACTCAGCGGCGTGCGGGCCGCGCCCAGCGTCACCGGGCGGCTGGGCATGAACGTCGGTGAGTACCGCGTCGTTCCGGTGGCCGGTGGCGCGCAGCTGAGCCTGGGCACGGCCTTCTCGCTGGGACTCAGCGCCGGCTGGCGGGCCAGCGAGGCCACCATCGCCTCGGGCGGGCGGGTGCTGATTCTGGAATTCGGTCCGGCGCTTCAGGGCGGCGCGGCGCCGAGCGTGCGCGGCACGGTGCGGGCCGACCAGGCGGTCAATCCGGGCCGCCTGGTGCTGACGCCGCCGAGCCTGGAAGCGCCGAAGGCGCCGGACGCCGCCGTGCCGGCAAGCCCCGCCCCGGCGACGGCGGGTGTATCGGCGCCGGGCTTGCCGGGCCTCAGCCGGGCGCTGCCGGCGGCCGCCGCGCCGACCAGCGGCCCCGGCAGCGCCGATCAGGTGCCGCCCGGCGACGCGGCGGGCAACGCCGGCGGCAGCCTGCCGGCACCGGCAGCCGGTCTGCCCGGCGCGCAGGACAGCGATCCCAACGTGCTGCGCGGCAAGGCGCAGGGCGCGGTGCAGGCCGGCGCCCTGCTGGGCGCCCCGCGCATCGGCAAGAACCCCGGCGTCACCCGGGTGGTGCTGGACCTGCCGCCGGGCAGCAGCTTTAGCATCACGCCGGGCGCGCTGGGCCTGAGCATCGACCTCAGCGGCGCCGGCGCCGACGAGCAGATGTCCGGCGCCGTCAGCAGCGAACTGCTCGGCTGGCGCTACAGCAGCGCCGGCGACCACAGCAACGTCACGCTGCTCTCGGCCTCGGCGCTGACCGAGCGCAGCGGCTGGCACAGCGTCTTGTTGCCGCCGGTCAGCGGCTCGGACCGCTCGCGGCTGGCGATCGACCTCTCGCCGGCCTTTGCCAACACCACGCCGCTGCTGCCGGTCGAACGGGTGCTGGCCGCCGTGCCGCCGGTGCGCTCGGCAGCGCTGGGTTTTGCCGGCAATGTGCTGGTCAGGCCCAGCGTGGTGATCGACGCGGGCCACGGCGGGCGCGACCCCGGCGCGGTGGGCCTCGTCACCGAGAAAGCGGTGGTGCTCGACGTGGCCCTGCGGGTGCGCAGCTACCTGCAGGCGGCGGGCGTGGACGTGATCATGAGCCGCGACAGCGACCGGGAGCTCTTTCTCGACAAGACCACCGACCTCAACGCCCGCGCCGCGCTGGGCTACAAGGGCGCGCAGCTGTTCGTCAGCATCCACGCCAACAGCATGGAGCCCGTCAACGTGCTGCGCGGCTACGGCATCGAGACGTGGTGGAACAACAACAACCCCGGCAGCCCGCTGCTGGCCGGGGCGCTGCAAAGCAGCGTCATTCAGGTGACCGGGGCCTACGACCAGGGCCTGAAGAGTTCGCGCTCGCTGGCGGTGCTGCGCGGCTCGAAGATTCCCGCCGCGCTGGTGGAAATCGGCTTCGTGGGCCACCCGGTCGACGGAGGAAACCTGCAGGACAACAACTACCTGGAACGGGTGGCGCTGGGCATCGCGCGCGGCATCCGCCAGGCGCTGGTGAGCAACATCGCGGCGCACTGA
- a CDS encoding NUDIX domain-containing protein — MTEHPQWAELVPESEQPWQTLSSTELVGPPRRLVRDTVRAHGGQELSYVYRPRGPSAVFVLPITPAGEAVLIRQYRYPLGAHITEVVAGGIEEGEQPAQAGARELLEEVGGISASWVALPGFYPQPSISGVVFYPLLALDVALGEAQLEISELIERLVLPLPEVYRRLSAGEIFDGPSSLVLFQARRHLEERGYL, encoded by the coding sequence GTGACTGAGCATCCCCAGTGGGCCGAGCTGGTGCCCGAGTCCGAGCAACCCTGGCAAACGCTCTCAAGCACCGAACTGGTCGGCCCGCCGCGCCGGCTGGTGCGCGACACCGTGCGCGCCCACGGCGGCCAGGAGCTGTCCTACGTCTATAGGCCGCGCGGCCCCAGCGCCGTGTTCGTGCTGCCGATCACGCCGGCCGGCGAAGCGGTGCTGATCCGCCAGTACCGCTACCCGCTGGGTGCCCACATCACCGAGGTGGTGGCCGGCGGCATCGAGGAAGGCGAGCAACCGGCGCAGGCCGGCGCCCGTGAACTGCTGGAGGAAGTCGGCGGTATATCGGCGTCGTGGGTGGCCCTGCCGGGCTTTTATCCGCAGCCGAGCATCAGCGGGGTGGTGTTTTATCCGCTGCTGGCCCTCGACGTGGCGCTGGGCGAGGCGCAGCTGGAAATCAGCGAACTCATCGAGCGTCTGGTGTTGCCGCTGCCGGAAGTCTACCGGCGGCTCTCGGCCGGCGAGATCTTCGACGGCCCCAGCAGCCTGGTGCTCTTTCAGGCCCGGCGGCACCTGGAGGAGCGCGGCTACCTGTGA
- a CDS encoding IMPACT family protein — MSAEAAFLTLAAPQRHDAVILGSEFLTFAERADTPEEALAQLAALRTRYPDATHHCWAYQIGARYRFSDDGEPGGTAGAPMLRAIQAQGLDHVMVVAVRYYGGTNLGTGGLMRAYGHGCAECLRVAERLEVRPRLARQVSAPYDHVSVLYHLLEQFPVERGEEHYSGEGLRLEVRLYPEDVEPFAAALRDGTRGSGVMEE, encoded by the coding sequence GTGAGCGCCGAAGCGGCCTTTTTGACCCTGGCCGCGCCGCAGCGCCACGACGCCGTGATTCTCGGCAGCGAATTCCTGACCTTCGCCGAACGGGCCGACACCCCCGAGGAGGCCCTGGCGCAGCTTGCGGCGCTGCGGACGCGTTACCCGGACGCCACCCACCACTGCTGGGCCTACCAGATCGGCGCCCGGTACCGCTTTTCCGACGACGGCGAACCCGGCGGCACTGCCGGCGCGCCGATGCTGCGGGCCATTCAGGCGCAGGGGCTCGACCACGTGATGGTCGTGGCGGTGCGCTACTACGGTGGCACCAACCTCGGCACCGGCGGCCTGATGCGTGCCTACGGGCATGGCTGCGCCGAGTGCCTGCGCGTTGCCGAGCGGCTGGAGGTGCGCCCGCGCCTGGCCCGGCAGGTCTCGGCGCCCTACGACCACGTCAGCGTCCTTTACCACCTGCTGGAGCAGTTTCCGGTGGAGCGCGGCGAGGAGCACTACAGCGGCGAGGGGCTGCGCCTGGAAGTGCGCCTCTACCCCGAGGACGTGGAGCCCTTCGCGGCGGCCCTGCGCGACGGCACACGCGGCAGCGGTGTCATGGAGGAGTGA
- a CDS encoding 4-(cytidine 5'-diphospho)-2-C-methyl-D-erythritol kinase — protein MPESVRMFAPAKLNLGLSVLGKRPDGYHDLSTLMVPLTVGDELDIRPAAGLSLAVQGADLPTDRGNLVYRAAELYLNAAGHPGGAQLTLHKHLPLASGLGGGSSDAASTLLALSTLYPSEVHLPELARRLGADVPFFLGGGPALAEGIGERLSPLTVPPLWVVLLNPGVAVSAADAYTWLAETGRYTPPLNALEVITALAGGQEVPYFNALQPGVLARHAEVAAALEAVAAAGLGSPLMSGSGSTVFGLAGSEAQARSAAARLQTRFPGWWARAAQLQGGLTPP, from the coding sequence ATGCCTGAGAGCGTGCGGATGTTCGCGCCGGCCAAACTGAATCTGGGCCTCTCGGTGCTGGGTAAACGGCCCGACGGCTACCACGACCTTTCGACCCTGATGGTGCCGCTGACGGTGGGCGACGAGCTGGACATCAGGCCGGCGGCCGGGCTGAGCCTCGCCGTGCAGGGCGCCGATCTGCCCACCGACCGGGGCAACCTGGTGTACCGCGCCGCCGAACTGTACCTGAACGCGGCCGGCCATCCCGGCGGCGCGCAGCTGACCCTGCACAAGCACCTGCCGCTCGCCAGCGGGCTGGGCGGCGGCAGCAGCGACGCGGCCAGCACCCTGCTGGCCCTCTCGACGCTCTACCCCTCGGAGGTGCACCTCCCCGAACTGGCCCGGCGACTCGGCGCCGACGTGCCGTTTTTCCTCGGCGGCGGACCGGCGCTGGCGGAGGGCATCGGCGAGCGCCTGAGCCCGCTGACAGTGCCGCCCCTGTGGGTGGTGCTGCTCAATCCGGGCGTGGCCGTTAGCGCCGCCGACGCCTACACCTGGCTGGCCGAAACCGGCCGCTACACCCCGCCGCTGAATGCGCTGGAGGTGATCACGGCGCTGGCGGGGGGGCAGGAAGTGCCGTACTTCAACGCCCTGCAACCCGGCGTGCTGGCCCGCCACGCCGAGGTCGCCGCCGCGCTGGAGGCCGTCGCAGCGGCCGGGCTGGGCAGTCCGCTGATGAGCGGCTCCGGCAGCACCGTCTTCGGGCTGGCCGGCAGCGAGGCGCAGGCGCGCTCGGCGGCGGCGCGGCTCCAGACCCGCTTTCCCGGCTGGTGGGCGCGGGCCGCGCAGCTTCAGGGCGGCCTCACTCCTCCATGA
- the ispD gene encoding 2-C-methyl-D-erythritol 4-phosphate cytidylyltransferase — protein MTSPPFTAALIPAAGSGTRLGHGPKAYVEVGGQSLLARSVAALAPQVDEVVVALPQDAGLPAVGFGGKVRAVTGGPTRQASVLALLRACHADVVLIHDAARPFLPQQVLRAVRHAAAEQGAATAALPVADTLVRENAERHWGQLTAREGLWAVQTPQGFRRGVLLEAHLQAERSGVQATDDAGLVARLGLPVALVPGDARLFKITTPGDLELARALATVWDAEDA, from the coding sequence TTGACCTCGCCGCCCTTCACCGCCGCCCTGATTCCCGCCGCCGGGTCCGGCACCCGGCTCGGGCACGGCCCCAAGGCCTACGTCGAGGTGGGCGGCCAGAGCCTTCTGGCCCGCAGCGTGGCGGCCCTGGCCCCGCAGGTGGACGAGGTGGTGGTGGCGCTGCCGCAAGACGCCGGGTTGCCCGCGGTTGGCTTTGGCGGGAAGGTGCGCGCCGTGACCGGCGGCCCGACCCGGCAGGCCTCGGTGCTGGCGCTGCTGCGGGCCTGCCACGCCGACGTGGTGCTGATCCACGACGCGGCCCGGCCTTTTTTGCCGCAGCAGGTGCTCCGGGCGGTGCGGCACGCCGCCGCCGAGCAGGGGGCCGCCACCGCCGCCCTGCCGGTGGCCGATACGCTGGTGCGTGAAAACGCGGAGCGGCACTGGGGCCAGCTGACGGCGCGCGAGGGCCTCTGGGCGGTGCAGACGCCGCAGGGATTTCGGCGCGGGGTGCTGCTCGAAGCGCACCTTCAGGCCGAGCGGAGCGGCGTGCAGGCCACCGACGACGCCGGTCTGGTGGCGCGGCTGGGCCTGCCGGTGGCGCTGGTGCCGGGCGACGCCCGCCTCTTCAAGATCACCACGCCGGGCGATCTGGAACTGGCACGGGCGCTGGCGACCGTCTGGGACGCCGAAGATGCCTGA
- a CDS encoding UbiX family flavin prenyltransferase, which produces MRLVVGVSGGSGMPYALSVLRALHRLGAETHLVVSSGAKRVMTLEGGPKLGDLTDLAHTVYDDRDLGASIASGSYRTAGMLVVPCSAGTLAKIAHGFADNLLSRAAHVTLKERRRLVLLTREDPLPRPMLQNMLLAHDAGATLMSASPGFYHAPDTVEELLYFVTVRALDQFGLEAGGFRRWGEA; this is translated from the coding sequence GTGCGACTGGTGGTGGGCGTCTCGGGGGGCAGCGGCATGCCGTATGCGCTGTCGGTGCTTCGGGCCCTGCACCGGCTCGGCGCCGAGACGCATCTGGTGGTGTCCAGCGGCGCCAAGCGGGTGATGACGCTCGAGGGCGGCCCCAAACTCGGCGACCTCACCGATCTGGCCCACACCGTCTACGACGACCGCGACCTGGGGGCCAGCATCGCCAGCGGCTCGTACCGCACCGCCGGCATGCTGGTGGTGCCGTGCAGCGCCGGTACCCTGGCCAAGATCGCCCACGGCTTCGCCGACAACCTGCTCTCGCGGGCCGCCCACGTGACCCTCAAGGAGCGCCGCCGGCTGGTGCTGCTGACGCGCGAGGACCCCCTACCGCGCCCGATGCTGCAAAACATGCTGCTGGCCCACGACGCGGGCGCCACCCTGATGAGCGCCAGTCCCGGCTTCTACCACGCGCCCGACACGGTCGAGGAGCTGCTGTACTTCGTGACGGTGCGGGCGCTCGACCAGTTCGGCCTGGAAGCAGGAGGCTTTCGGCGCTGGGGCGAAGCTTGA
- a CDS encoding helix-turn-helix domain-containing protein: MDTPPTAFQRAGRTISERRRLLGLSLEALAAEVGLSAELLRALERGEYDPRSLHLKAARALTRALDLSPGFLNLS, translated from the coding sequence ATGGACACCCCACCCACCGCCTTTCAGCGTGCCGGGCGCACCATTTCCGAACGCCGCCGCCTGCTGGGCCTGAGCCTGGAGGCCCTGGCCGCCGAGGTGGGCCTGAGCGCCGAGCTGCTGCGGGCGCTGGAGCGCGGCGAGTACGATCCGCGCAGCCTGCACCTCAAGGCGGCCCGGGCCCTGACCCGCGCCCTGGACCTCAGCCCCGGCTTCCTCAACCTCAGCTGA
- a CDS encoding cupin domain-containing protein, whose product MDDGSALIGASPALARVTHAGERRVLTLGPLRLAYLESEVAGSEGPVLELLLPPGVRDWPKVAFERTQLTYFVVSGEVVFSSGARTVLAGAETSISVPPGLRHALGNEAASEAHVLLLARPGGLHRYFEALAGLRARSRGWPPDPPDPLEAIERAFGVLREQG is encoded by the coding sequence ATGGACGATGGTTCTGCGCTGATCGGTGCTTCGCCCGCCCTGGCCCGTGTGACCCATGCCGGAGAGCGGCGGGTGCTGACCCTGGGCCCGCTGCGTCTGGCCTACCTGGAAAGCGAGGTGGCCGGCAGCGAGGGCCCGGTGCTGGAACTGCTGCTGCCGCCTGGAGTGCGTGACTGGCCTAAGGTGGCCTTTGAGCGCACCCAGCTGACGTACTTCGTGGTGTCCGGGGAGGTGGTGTTCAGCAGCGGAGCGCGCACGGTGCTGGCCGGGGCCGAAACGTCCATCTCGGTGCCGCCGGGCCTGCGGCACGCCCTGGGCAACGAGGCGGCCAGCGAGGCGCATGTGCTGCTGCTCGCCCGGCCCGGCGGCCTGCACCGCTATTTCGAGGCCCTGGCCGGCCTGCGCGCCCGCTCGCGCGGCTGGCCGCCGGACCCGCCGGACCCGCTGGAGGCCATCGAACGGGCCTTCGGCGTGCTGCGCGAACAGGGCTGA
- a CDS encoding ATP-binding protein: MTSGHPEDAASPWPGDSGRPTDPAGDLLGRTHELAVCAGLLGRSDVSLVTVTGMGGIGKTRLAMRLAHDLRAHFPDGTRLVELASVTSAELVPQAVATVLGLGGEQAAPEAVFAALRGRRMLLVLDNLEHVMDAASFVAELLVEAPGVRVLTTSRAPLQLTGEYEVPLGPLALPEAADRASQEALLAVPAVALFVARASKVQPQQRWDLPALDIVADIVIRLGGWPLSLELAAARLRLFALPALRSALDAPLRVLTRGARDRPPRQQTLRATLDWSHALLGQEERALLARLGVFPGTFTPAEVEGALGELGRLDVLAALVEHSWVVRLGAESGAFTLLEPVREYALEQLSAQEAVDAARGAHAQFYLRQLEALSASGEATREYFAWVDRRYPHLRSAMNWALSAGALDLALRLERGLLPFWSMSGSGLVAEGRVWAESLLAQVPASDERAVAHLCTTAGLFAGRQGEFAAARQQFERALALARRLNDPVAEADSLLKIADAARMGAGTPAEAEAMMRGVVQRFLELGDMGRWLHATTQLAVHLDSLGRYSEALLLLEDIRDEARRYPDPRVAVRLLIYSAWLLIRLGRAGEARAPLDEAQARLHGLPLPSLQQAVQHALGEWAMATGRDAEAEAYLARAQAIMLELRAPYLLAGLLETQARLAERRGETARAADLYRQMLAQVGPGGAHYLLEDARKGLARSEGKLEEEAAAPPRPRVAARSGPGLTDLTLRETEVLALLARGNTNAGIAAALGISLPSVNAHLRTIFSKLGVGSRVLAARLAVERGLVDPAKSPRP, from the coding sequence ATGACGTCCGGGCACCCGGAGGACGCCGCAAGCCCGTGGCCGGGCGATTCGGGCCGACCAACGGACCCGGCCGGCGACCTGCTGGGCCGCACGCACGAACTGGCGGTCTGCGCCGGGCTGCTGGGCCGCAGCGATGTCAGTTTGGTGACCGTCACCGGCATGGGCGGCATCGGTAAGACCCGGCTGGCGATGCGGCTGGCCCACGACCTGAGAGCGCACTTCCCCGACGGCACGCGGCTGGTGGAGCTGGCGTCGGTGACCAGCGCCGAACTCGTGCCGCAGGCCGTGGCCACCGTGCTGGGCCTGGGCGGGGAACAGGCTGCCCCGGAGGCGGTTTTCGCGGCGCTGCGCGGCCGCCGGATGCTGCTGGTGCTGGACAATCTGGAACACGTGATGGACGCGGCCAGCTTCGTGGCCGAACTGCTGGTCGAGGCGCCCGGCGTGCGCGTCCTGACGACCAGCCGCGCGCCGCTGCAGCTCACCGGCGAGTACGAGGTGCCGCTCGGCCCGCTGGCGCTGCCCGAAGCCGCCGACCGCGCCTCGCAGGAAGCCCTCCTGGCGGTGCCTGCGGTGGCCCTGTTCGTGGCGCGCGCCTCGAAGGTGCAGCCGCAGCAACGCTGGGACCTGCCGGCGCTGGACATCGTCGCCGACATCGTCATTCGGCTGGGCGGCTGGCCGCTGAGCCTCGAACTCGCCGCCGCCCGGCTGCGCCTGTTTGCGCTGCCAGCGCTCAGAAGCGCCCTGGACGCGCCGCTGCGGGTGCTCACGCGCGGCGCACGCGACCGGCCACCCCGGCAGCAGACCCTGCGCGCCACCCTGGACTGGAGCCACGCGCTGCTCGGCCAGGAGGAGCGGGCGCTGCTGGCGCGGCTGGGGGTGTTTCCCGGCACCTTCACGCCCGCCGAGGTGGAAGGCGCGCTGGGCGAGCTGGGCCGGCTCGACGTGCTGGCGGCGCTGGTCGAGCACAGCTGGGTGGTGCGCCTGGGGGCCGAGTCCGGGGCGTTTACCCTGCTCGAACCGGTGCGCGAGTACGCGCTCGAGCAGCTCTCGGCGCAGGAAGCGGTGGACGCGGCGCGCGGAGCGCACGCCCAGTTCTACCTCCGGCAGCTCGAAGCGCTGTCGGCCTCCGGCGAAGCCACCCGGGAGTATTTCGCCTGGGTGGACCGCCGCTACCCGCACCTGAGATCGGCGATGAACTGGGCCCTGTCGGCGGGCGCGCTCGACCTGGCCCTGCGGCTCGAACGTGGCCTGCTGCCTTTCTGGAGCATGAGCGGCAGCGGCCTGGTGGCCGAGGGGCGGGTGTGGGCCGAGTCGCTGCTGGCGCAGGTGCCGGCCAGCGACGAGCGCGCCGTGGCCCACCTGTGCACCACCGCCGGGCTCTTTGCCGGACGCCAGGGCGAATTCGCGGCGGCCCGGCAGCAGTTCGAGCGTGCCCTGGCGCTGGCCCGGCGCCTCAATGACCCAGTGGCCGAAGCCGACAGCCTGCTGAAAATCGCCGACGCGGCGCGCATGGGCGCCGGCACGCCCGCCGAGGCCGAGGCGATGATGCGCGGCGTCGTCCAGCGTTTTCTGGAACTCGGTGACATGGGCCGCTGGCTGCACGCGACCACCCAGCTCGCGGTGCACCTCGACAGCCTGGGCCGCTACAGCGAGGCGCTGCTGCTGCTGGAAGACATTCGCGACGAAGCGCGCCGTTATCCCGACCCCCGGGTGGCCGTGAGGCTCCTGATCTACTCGGCGTGGCTGCTCATTCGCCTGGGCCGGGCCGGGGAAGCCCGCGCGCCGCTGGACGAAGCGCAGGCGCGGCTGCACGGCCTGCCGCTTCCCTCGCTGCAGCAGGCCGTGCAGCACGCGCTGGGCGAGTGGGCGATGGCGACCGGGCGCGACGCCGAGGCCGAGGCGTATCTGGCCCGCGCCCAGGCCATCATGCTCGAGCTGCGCGCGCCCTACCTGCTGGCCGGCCTGCTCGAAACGCAGGCCCGCCTCGCCGAGCGCCGGGGAGAGACGGCCCGCGCCGCCGACCTCTACCGCCAGATGCTCGCCCAGGTCGGTCCCGGCGGGGCCCATTATCTGCTGGAGGACGCCCGCAAGGGCCTCGCCCGCTCAGAGGGAAAGCTGGAGGAAGAGGCCGCCGCGCCTCCTCGGCCGCGCGTGGCGGCGCGCTCCGGGCCGGGCCTGACCGACCTGACGCTCCGCGAAACCGAGGTGCTGGCCCTGCTCGCCCGGGGAAACACCAACGCGGGCATCGCCGCCGCGCTGGGCATCAGCCTGCCCAGCGTGAACGCGCACCTGCGGACCATCTTCTCGAAGCTGGGGGTGGGCAGCCGGGTGCTGGCCGCCCGCCTCGCCGTCGAACGCGGCCTGGTGGACCCGGCGAAGTCGCCCCGGCCCTGA